In a single window of the Micromonospora sp. WMMD1155 genome:
- a CDS encoding prolyl oligopeptidase family serine peptidase — translation MITDTRPELSGVTLGTQEPLAYQAADGLALDGLLVLPVGRTASDGPFPLITIVHGGPYDRHADRCQLFWFPSAQWLAAAGYAVFLPNPRGGQGHGHRFAATVAGQVGQEEWTDIQTGIDLLISRGIADPLRLGIAGWSHGGFMSAWAVGQTDRFRAALVGAGVVDWGMLAATGENGQFEAALGGSTGWSGVGPHRHDAVSPVSFASHIRTPVLILHGAEDTNVPLGQAVYLHRALRHFDVEHEFVIYPREGHSIRERHHQLDVLSRTRAWFDRWLRP, via the coding sequence ATGATCACCGACACTCGCCCAGAGCTGAGCGGGGTCACTCTCGGTACGCAGGAACCGCTGGCCTATCAGGCTGCCGACGGCCTCGCCCTCGACGGCCTCCTCGTACTCCCGGTCGGACGAACCGCCTCCGACGGCCCGTTCCCGCTGATCACGATCGTGCACGGCGGCCCCTACGACCGCCACGCCGACCGTTGCCAGTTGTTCTGGTTCCCCAGCGCGCAATGGCTGGCCGCCGCCGGCTACGCGGTGTTCCTGCCCAACCCGCGCGGCGGCCAGGGCCACGGCCACCGGTTCGCCGCCACCGTCGCCGGCCAGGTCGGTCAGGAGGAGTGGACCGACATCCAGACCGGCATCGACCTCCTCATCTCCCGGGGCATCGCCGACCCCCTCCGGTTGGGAATCGCCGGGTGGAGCCACGGCGGCTTCATGTCCGCGTGGGCCGTCGGCCAGACCGACCGTTTCCGCGCCGCGCTGGTCGGCGCCGGTGTCGTCGACTGGGGCATGCTCGCCGCGACCGGGGAGAACGGCCAGTTCGAAGCGGCGCTCGGTGGAAGCACCGGCTGGTCCGGCGTCGGCCCACACCGACACGACGCGGTCAGCCCGGTCTCCTTCGCCAGCCACATCCGCACTCCGGTGCTCATCCTGCACGGCGCCGAGGACACCAACGTCCCCCTCGGGCAGGCCGTGTACCTGCACCGGGCGCTGCGCCACTTCGACGTCGAACACGAGTTCGTGATCTACCCGCGAGAGGGCCACTCGATCCGGGAACGCCACCACCAACTCGACGTCCTGAGCCGGACCCGGGCCTGGTTCGACCGCTGGCTCCGGCCCTGA
- a CDS encoding RNA polymerase sigma factor produces MRSRIRAGDTEAFGELFDEHADAVRRHAVWSGGDPALADDVVSLTFLEAWRIRESLRPDGGALRPWLLGIATNVLRNRRRAARRHREALRRLPARDTVPDFADEVVGRLHDADQVAAALAALRALRRADREVFLLCVWSQLDYAAAAEALGVPVGTVRSRLSRARTRLRALAEQEMARTRKIPVEQGEYR; encoded by the coding sequence ATGCGGAGCCGAATCCGCGCGGGAGACACCGAGGCGTTCGGGGAACTCTTCGACGAGCACGCCGACGCGGTTCGTCGGCACGCGGTGTGGAGTGGGGGCGATCCGGCGCTCGCCGACGACGTGGTGTCGCTGACCTTCCTGGAGGCGTGGCGGATCCGTGAGTCGCTGCGCCCGGACGGTGGCGCTCTCCGGCCGTGGCTGCTCGGCATCGCCACCAACGTGCTGCGCAACCGGCGGCGGGCGGCGCGGCGGCACCGGGAGGCGCTGCGGCGGTTGCCGGCACGCGACACGGTCCCCGACTTCGCCGACGAGGTGGTCGGCCGGCTGCACGACGCCGACCAGGTCGCCGCCGCGTTGGCGGCGCTGCGGGCACTGCGCCGGGCGGACCGGGAGGTGTTCCTGCTGTGCGTGTGGTCGCAACTGGACTACGCGGCGGCCGCCGAGGCGCTGGGCGTACCCGTCGGGACGGTGCGGTCCCGGCTGTCCCGGGCCCGGACCCGGTTACGGGCGCTGGCCGAGCAGGAGATGGCACGTACCCGAAAGATCCCCGTCGAGCAGGGAGAGTACCGATGA
- a CDS encoding CU044_5270 family protein, with protein sequence MSEPTAPHVPALSATRRQALRHHLMSEIGRPVRRPRRMLVLAPAAGVLTAVVAAGVVAQPWASDSAPVVVAVAPGEPGGATLLLNRMADAAVDRPGPSSGEGEYVYIRSRGAFAEFGDGPARLQPVRERELWIPRYEPGEGLLREPRFDGPLAEVIPRRSRLDDVTPNAVLVDLPTDPDALLAQLYQEREQRGRGNSRDGAAFTAIGDVLRESLMPPATSAALYRAAAKIPGVEVVRGVTDAAGRRGIAVGHTELDRRDEWIFDERTYEYLGERSYLVADTPDGPAGTVLGTTAVLQRAVVSTLGERPRR encoded by the coding sequence ATGAGCGAGCCCACCGCCCCCCACGTGCCGGCGCTCTCGGCGACGCGCCGCCAGGCGCTGCGACACCACCTGATGAGCGAGATCGGACGGCCGGTCCGACGGCCGCGGAGGATGCTGGTGCTCGCGCCAGCGGCGGGCGTGCTGACCGCCGTGGTCGCGGCCGGCGTGGTCGCCCAGCCGTGGGCGTCGGACAGTGCGCCGGTGGTCGTGGCGGTCGCGCCGGGCGAACCCGGCGGCGCGACACTGCTGCTGAACCGGATGGCCGACGCCGCCGTCGACAGGCCGGGGCCGTCGTCCGGCGAGGGCGAGTACGTCTACATCCGCAGCCGGGGTGCCTTCGCTGAGTTCGGCGACGGTCCGGCCCGCCTGCAACCGGTACGCGAACGGGAGCTCTGGATCCCGCGGTACGAGCCGGGCGAGGGCCTGCTGCGGGAGCCACGCTTCGACGGACCCCTCGCGGAGGTGATCCCCCGGCGGTCGCGACTCGACGACGTGACGCCGAACGCGGTGCTCGTCGATCTGCCCACCGACCCGGACGCGTTGCTGGCACAGCTCTACCAGGAGCGAGAGCAACGGGGCCGGGGCAACAGCCGCGACGGCGCGGCGTTCACCGCGATCGGTGACGTCCTGCGCGAGTCGCTGATGCCGCCTGCGACGAGCGCGGCGCTCTACCGGGCGGCGGCGAAGATCCCCGGGGTCGAGGTGGTCCGTGGGGTCACCGACGCGGCCGGTCGGCGGGGCATCGCCGTCGGGCACACCGAACTCGACAGACGCGACGAGTGGATCTTCGACGAGCGGACGTACGAGTACCTCGGTGAGCGCAGCTATCTCGTGGCGGACACCCCCGACGGACCGGCCGGCACGGTGCTGGGAACGACGGCGGTGCTGCAACGGGCCGTCGTGTCCACCCTCGGGGAGCGCCCGCGGCGGTAG
- a CDS encoding DMT family transporter: protein MGAALCLLSAACFGAMAIFGKLAYDAGVPTGELLLVRFTLAAVLLGVALLVRPGLRRASPTPGRPAMTGRQVLAVAVGLGAVGYAAQAGLFFSALQLMDASLLALILYTYPVLVTVGAVLLGRDRLSPRRGAALVAASAGTLLVLLGAGGVGFHPLGALLAFGAAMTYTIYILVADTVVHRMAPVVLSALVLAGAAGTLAVRALLTGGVHLDFGWRGWFWVACIAVVSTVAAMLTFFAGLRRTGPSTAAILSTVEPVVTAVLATVVLGENLTVVQLVGGALVLSAVVVLQRRSVRAQRPPRDPAAEPAAVAP from the coding sequence ATGGGTGCAGCACTGTGTCTCCTGTCCGCGGCGTGCTTCGGCGCCATGGCGATCTTCGGCAAGCTCGCCTACGACGCAGGTGTCCCGACCGGGGAGTTGCTGCTGGTGCGCTTCACCCTGGCCGCCGTCCTGCTCGGGGTCGCCCTGCTGGTGCGGCCGGGTCTCCGCCGCGCTTCGCCCACTCCCGGGCGGCCGGCGATGACGGGTCGCCAGGTGCTGGCCGTCGCCGTCGGGCTGGGTGCCGTCGGCTACGCCGCCCAGGCGGGTCTGTTCTTCTCCGCCCTGCAACTGATGGACGCCTCGCTGCTGGCCCTGATCCTCTACACGTACCCGGTCCTGGTGACAGTGGGAGCGGTGCTGCTCGGCCGCGACCGGCTCTCCCCGAGGCGCGGCGCCGCGCTGGTGGCGGCGTCGGCCGGAACGCTGCTGGTTCTGCTCGGCGCCGGTGGCGTGGGTTTTCATCCGCTCGGGGCGCTGCTGGCCTTCGGCGCCGCGATGACCTACACGATCTACATCCTGGTCGCCGACACCGTCGTGCACCGGATGGCACCCGTGGTGCTGTCCGCGCTGGTGTTGGCCGGCGCGGCCGGGACCCTCGCCGTCCGCGCCCTGCTCACCGGCGGCGTGCACCTGGACTTCGGGTGGCGAGGCTGGTTCTGGGTGGCCTGCATCGCCGTGGTGTCCACAGTCGCGGCGATGCTGACCTTCTTCGCGGGGCTGCGGCGCACCGGCCCGTCGACCGCCGCCATCCTGTCCACCGTCGAACCCGTGGTCACCGCCGTCCTCGCCACGGTGGTCCTCGGCGAGAACCTGACAGTGGTGCAGCTCGTCGGCGGCGCCCTGGTGCTGTCCGCCGTCGTCGTGCTCCAGCGCCGGTCGGTCCGCGCACAGCGCCCCCCACGGGATCCGGCAGCTGAACCAGCGGCGGTAGCGCCGTAG
- a CDS encoding LysR substrate-binding domain-containing protein, with the protein MIELDLRRLRFLRELEERGTLAAVAAALGYSPSTVSQQLALLEREVGVRLLDKAGRGVRLTDAGQLLAQHARVLLSAAEAAQADLAALGGDVRGTVRAGGLQSAARRLLIPAVARLRTEHPQVRVEIFELELEQSLPGLRLGTVDLVIGDEYDSHPRPRPAGLRFTLLLEEPLRIVLPAAHPLARSGGPVAVADLRADIWAASAEGTGHHAMVVGTCRALGGYEPDLRHRSNDADVQLELVRAATAVALMPALTLPRDDPALAIRDVAEVTVGRRLVAVTRDTPAAPALIALLRAVTEQVGRLGG; encoded by the coding sequence ATGATCGAGCTGGACCTGCGGCGGTTGCGCTTCCTGCGCGAGCTTGAGGAGCGCGGCACCCTGGCGGCGGTGGCGGCGGCTCTGGGTTACAGCCCGTCCACCGTCTCCCAGCAACTCGCCCTGCTGGAGAGGGAGGTCGGCGTCCGGCTGCTCGACAAGGCCGGGCGCGGCGTGCGGCTCACCGATGCCGGGCAGCTCCTCGCCCAGCACGCCCGGGTGCTGCTGTCCGCCGCCGAGGCGGCGCAGGCCGACCTCGCCGCCCTCGGCGGCGACGTCCGCGGCACGGTCCGCGCCGGGGGCCTGCAGTCGGCGGCTCGCCGCCTGCTCATCCCCGCCGTGGCCCGGCTGCGGACCGAACACCCACAGGTCCGCGTGGAGATCTTCGAACTCGAACTCGAGCAGTCCCTGCCGGGTCTCCGCCTCGGCACCGTCGACCTGGTCATCGGCGACGAGTACGACAGCCATCCCCGCCCCCGACCGGCCGGTCTGCGGTTCACGCTCCTGCTCGAGGAGCCCCTGCGGATCGTGCTCCCCGCCGCGCATCCGCTCGCCCGGTCCGGTGGGCCCGTCGCGGTGGCCGACCTGCGTGCCGACATCTGGGCCGCCTCGGCCGAAGGCACCGGCCACCACGCCATGGTGGTCGGCACCTGCCGTGCCCTCGGCGGGTACGAACCCGACCTGCGGCACCGGTCCAACGACGCCGACGTCCAACTCGAACTGGTCCGCGCCGCGACCGCCGTCGCGCTCATGCCGGCCCTGACCCTGCCCCGTGACGACCCGGCGCTCGCCATCCGGGACGTCGCCGAGGTCACCGTCGGCCGCCGGCTGGTCGCCGTCACCCGGGACACGCCCGCCGCCCCCGCGCTCATCGCCCTCCTCAGGGCGGTGACGGAGCAGGTAGGCCGACTCGGCGGATAG